CTTTTttttgtggtgggggggcaggacacGGCTGAGCCCAGCTCTGGGGAAAGGGATACAGTGGGTGTTGTGTGTGTCTGGTTGTGGGGGTCTCCACCCCCCAGGGGCCAGTGGCCACTCCAACTCCCAGTTGGGTTAACCCACATCTGGCACCCCCTGGGGGTCCTCATTGGCCACTGCATGGTGACCCCCCCAAgacttcccccatccccccaggccACTTCAGCCCCCACCATGGGGATTGCAGTGGGtctattgcccccccccccagtgttgcCCCTTGGTCACTGCAGGCTGCAATTGGGTAGGTTCATGCCTGGTCCCCACTGGCTACTGCGGGGTGCCTGCCCCAAAAGCCCTGCCCTGGCCACCCACCCCCATGATGATTGCAATGGGTCTTGTGCTCCCTAGTGGTGCCCCTTGATCACTGCGGGCTGAAATTGGGTAGATTCATGCCCAGAGCCCCATGAGGTTCCCTGTTGGCTACTGCATGGTGCCCACCCCCtgagagcccccctgccccccccagttaCCCATGGGGATTGCAATGGGTCTAGTGCCATCAAGTATTGCCTCTTACCTACGCCCCCTCAGACCTCTCTGGCCTAGCGCACCCTTGTGCACCCCTCACGCTAGACCTGGTCAGTCCCCCTCCCTGTTGtgggtgcccctcccccccccagcctttttCACAGGGTGAAAAGTGGGTTGTCGGCATGTTGGTTGTGGCAGTTGGGAAGCATagtgtgtgtgcaggtgtattGGCTGTGGTGtgttctgcatgtgtgtgcagggatGTGATGTGGATGTGAggtttttgtgcatgtgtgtgcgtgtgctggGTAGATGCATATAGTGAGGTGTGTTGGGCCATCTAGTCTGTGTAACGTGTTATGTGTGAGCTGTACATAGTTTGTGTTACCTGTGTGGCTGTGTGTATGGGGGCATTATGTGGGTGTCTGAATGAGGTGGGAGTTGTGTGGGTGTGACATCTGTGTGTGGGAgggcggtgtgtgtgtgtgtatggaggggaTGCGTGTATGTGGAGGAGGGTGTTTGTGtgttgcctgtgtgtgtgtgtgttcgcaCACACTATGTATTCTATATTGTATGTGGTGCTTGAGGgagtgtgtgtatacacatccACACATACTATACAGAATACATAGCATGCACACACTTCATACAGCATAGCACGCATGCATACACAGTACCTtccctgtgtgtgtatgtgtagtgtggtATGTATTCTGTATGATGTGTGTGTGGTGCTTGCACCCCACCGCAACACAGTGTGCTGTTTGTGGGGGGACAATccccccaggctctgtccccCCGACTCCTTCATCCTCTTGCCTCAGCCGcccttccccccgccctccccctacagcagggggcactgggccagGGGCAAAGAACTCTGAGCCTGTGATATCAGAGTGTGATGTCACCAACAGAGGACGCTGTAACCTGTGACATCAGCCAGCTGCCTGCTTTCACAGCTGTGATATCACTGATGCTGCTACCATAGCTGTGACATCACTGCTTGAGATGGTGTTGTGACTGTGACATCACCAATGATGCTACCCTGGCTGGTGACATCATGGCCCGAGGTGGTGTCTAGTTGCAGGGCTGTGACATCACTGCTCAAGGTGGTGCCATGACTGTGACATCACCAATGATGCTGGGCCTACAACTGTGTGATGTCAAAGTGTATAAGGCAGCTTCATCCTGTCAACAATGATTAAATTCCAGGGGGGATGATGTCAGCTAATGCAATGTGGTCACAGCTGTGATGTcagagggtggagggaggagagaacaCCCCACCATTATGATATTACAGCTTACAACACCCCGGTTACCGTGACATCACCAGGTCAGCCCCAATCTGACACCTGGGATGTGGCAGAGACATCATGAAGGTGATGGCACAGGCTGCGGCTCTGATGTCAGAGGCACCAGCCCAATGACATCATagagcgaggggaggggaggggaatgggacAATTCACCCAGGGTGATGTCACAGGCCTCTGCTGCCCGCCATGACCTCCGAATGCTGTCTTGTGATGGCAGAGGTGTGCAGCCCCACCTCTTCCTCACACGAGCCCTACAGtggcccccctccccgcccccccaacccctctgtcCAAGCAGCGAATGGGACCCAGGCGTCCCGCGCCCGGGCACAGCAATTGCATAGATTTCCAGGTCGCGGCCTACGTACAGCACCAagcgcggggtggggggaaatagaggcacacagcccctggctggctactgcctccccatcccctgtggcacATTGCGGTCATCCTGGTCCAGACCTGGCCTCTCAATGACAGGGAGTATCTGTTTTCAACCCCTCCAACATCTCTCCAGTCAGCAACAAATTCAGCTCCAGGATCCAGCCAATGAGGGGGGTTCTCAGCCCCAAAACAAGGGAAAACCAGTACTATTTTCAACCGTCAACAAAATGTCACCCCACTGGAGGAGATTTTCAGTCCAATTTTCAGCCATTGAGGGGAATtttgaaaaatgccattttcaaaCATGAAGCAAGGAAAAAGGTGCCATTTTCAAACCCTCCAAGATGTCTCTGACCTGTGACGTATTTGGCTCTGAGATTCAGCCAATGACAGATTTGCAACCTCAACACTGGCTAAAACCAGTGCCATTTTTAACCCCAGATCACGGGAAAAAGACACTGTTTTCAGCCCCTCCAAGATCTCTCCAACCCATGACACATTTAGCTCCAAGCTCCAGCCCATGAGAGGGATTTTCAGGTGCAAAGTGGGATCAACCAATGCAATTTTCAACCCCAGATCATGGGAAAAAATGCTATCTTCAACCCTTTCAAGATCTCTCCAACCTGCAACAAATTCAGCTCCAAGATCCAGCCAAAGAGGGGGGTCCTCAGCCCCAAAATGGGGTAAAACCAGTGCTATTTTCAACCACCAAGAAAATGTCACCATTGAAGAGGGTTTTTCAGTCCAATTTTTAGCCAATGGGGGGATTCACTGCTCAAATCATGGGAAACCAGTGGTATTTTCAACCCTCTAAAAATCTCTCTGACCTGTGACACATTCAGCTCCAGGATCCAGCCAATGAGTGGGATTTTCAAGTGCAAAGGAGGATCAACCAATGCCATTTTCAACCCCACATCATGGGAAAAAATGCGATTTTCAACTCCTCCAAGATTTCTCTGACCCGCAACAGGTTTGGCTCTGAGATCCGGCCAATGAGGGGGGTCCTCAGTCTCAAAACAGAAAAACCAGTGCCATTTTCAACCCCCTACAAAATGTCACGGTTGGAGGGGATTTTCAATCCAATTTTCAGCCAACGAAGGGAATTTTTGGCTCAAATGGGGGGAAACCAATGCCATTTTTCAACCCAGAGCAATGAAAATTACACCATTTTTAACCCCTCCAAGATCTCTCTGACACACAACATGCTTGGCACcatgatccagcccacaagggtGATTTTGATTCGCAAAGTGTGATCAACCAATGCAATTTTCAACCCCagatcacagaaaaaaatgctgttttcaaCCCCTTTAAGATCTCTCCAATTAGCGGCACATTTGGCTCTGAGATCTGGCCAATGAGGGGGGGTTCTCAGCCCCAAAACCAGTAAAACCGGTGCCATTTTCAACCCCCTATGAAAACAGCATCCTATTGAAGGGGATTTTTCAGCCCAATTTTCAGCTAATGACGGGAAATTCTGACTGAAATGGGGAGAAAACAATACCCTTTTCAAAAATGGAGCAAGGAAAAAGATGCCATTTTCAACCTCTCCAAGATCTCTTGAAACTGTGAGACATTCAACTCCAAGATCCAACCAGTAAGGGGGATCTGAAGACCCCAAACTGGGCAAAACCACTGCCATTTTCAGCCCCAGATCATGGGGAAAAGATGCCATTTTCAGTCCCTCCAAGATCTCTCCAACCCATAACATGTTTGGCTCTGAGAAAATGGAAAAACCAATGCTATTTTCAACTCCGCCTGCACTAGCTCACAATTGGAGGGGATTTTCAGTCTAATTTTCAGCCAATGAGGGGAATTCATGGTTCAAAATTTCATGGGAAAAACTGATGCCATTTTCAAATCTGGAGCAAAGAAAGAGATGCCATTTTCAGCCCCTCCAAGGCATCTCCAACCCATGACACGTTCGGCTCTGAGATCCGGCCAGTGAGGGGGGGTCTCCGCCCTCAGACATGGAAGAAACGTTATTTTCAACCGCTGACAAAACATCAACTTTGGAGAGGATTTTCAGTCCAGTTTTCAACCAATGTGGGGAACTCCTGGCTcaaatggggggaaaaagcaatGCCATTTTCAAACACAGAGCACGCAACAAGACGCCATTTTCAACTCCTCCAAGGAGTCCCTGCCCTGCAACATGTTTAGCTCCAGGATCCAGCCAATGGGGGTGCCCCAAAACTGGGTAAAATCAATGCCATTTTCAATCCTAGATCATGGGGGAATAATGCCATTTTGGCCAATGAGGGGGATCATCAGCTGCAAAGTGGGATCAATCAATGCAATTCTCAACCCCAGCTCCCGGAAAAAAATTGCTGTTTTCAACCCCTCCAAGATCTCTCCAGCTAGGACACGTTCGGCTCCAAGATCCAGGCAATGAGGGGAATTTATAGCTTAAATGGGGAAAACCGATGCCATTTTCAAACAtggagcaaggaaaaaaaatgctgttttcaacccctccaagatccctccagCCAATGAGGGGGGGTCCTCAGTCCTCCCAGGTCCCACCCCCAGCTTCATCTCCCTCCACAACCAGAGGATTTTTAACCAGCAAAATTTAGCCTGGGAAGGAAATTCGCGGCCTCTCCCACGAGCGGAAATTCCCATCTCCCAAAATTCAGCCAGTGGGGGAAGCTTGTGGCTCCTGAATCCCCTAGAAAGCCAACGAACCCtatgggagggggcggggcttgctTTTATTAACCCCTGTTCCATTCAGAttactcccccacacacaccgaTGGGAGGCCACATAATCCAccctgcttgggggtggggcttacgagggtgggggtggggctacaggggtggggctggccttTTCAAGCCCACTGATGGCCTAAGGGGGGCGGAGCTTGCCAGCTAggagaggcagggctctgggaagaagtgggggcagggcttgCTTCCCGTAACCCTTCCATGTCCAAAACAGGCAGAGGGGGGTGGGACTTCAGCGAAATGGGGTTGGAGCTCTTAAACCAATAGCTCCCaaagcaggcagatgggggcggggccaggctgggagggcaggCTTCAGGCAGGACAGGGGTGGAGCCTCACCCACAGCTCTTAACCCTTTCGTTCCTAGGGCGGGGGGGGCGGATCtaggctgggagggcagggcttcaaccaggaggggggggggagcctcACCCCCAGACCTTAACCCTTTCACTCCCTGCTCTTCCAAAGCcaggaggggggcatggctccccccAGTTGGCGGGGCTTACCAGGCACCCTCTCAACCCCCTCCCAGGGGCATGGACAGGGCTTGCCAGCAGTGGGCGGGGCTCCACAGGGCAAGGCTGGTGGTCCTTAACCCTTTCAGGGCGCTCCAGCGCAGTCTCTCCGGCAGCGGGACAGGTGATGCGGATGGCTCGGGTTCAGGGTGAATTCACGGGGTTTTGGTTCCTTCACAGTGttgggtggttttttttgtattttttcttgcttttttttttttctttttcttttttttcccctcgttttctctctctctcactccagcGCCGCGGGAGCAGGTCCCGGCTCCTCTTCCCCTCGCTCGCGCGCCTAAAGCCCTTGGATGGGGAGTCCCCGGCGCCGCTGCCACCCCTAGAGCCTCAGCAGCAGGGTCACAAAGGCCGACGCCAGCAGCCCCAAGACAACGGGagaccccaggcccagcccagccgcaCTCTCCAGGGCATCAGGGCCTGCAAAAGAGTTGGGGGGGGTCAGGACACTTGGGTTTCCTGGGTCTGGGAGAACAGAGGAAGGACGGGGCTGGGATGCCAGACGCCTGGGTCCTCCCCAGCGCTAGGAGGTGATAGGGGTCTGGAagtgagagcaggggggctgggagcctggacacctgggttctctccagctctgagagGAGAGTGGGGTCCAGGGGCGCTgagagcccagatgcctgggtcctccccagctcagggggtggggggtggctgtaGGGTGAGAGCAGTGGGGGTTGggagcccagacgcctgggtcctcccagcccagggagtggggcaggggcagagggacgTACGGATGAGCCGCAGGCTGATGCTGGAGGTGCCCAGCTTGTTGGAGGCCAGGCAGGTGTAGTTGCCGTAGTGCCAGGCGCTGACGTTGGCAAAGTGCAGCATGGAGCGTGTGCGCTCATTGCGGATCTCCAGTCCCTCCAGGCGCCCAGTCAGCCTGCAGGGGCAGGAACTGTCAACCCACCCCCCAGCAACCCAAACAACCCTCCATCCAATCGTCAGCACACCCCCAACCCTCAACCCAACCAACACCCCCGCACCATCAACCCAATcaaccctccaccccagcccccacccagtcaTCACTTGACTCCCATCAACCCAATGGTCAACCCGCCCCCCGTcaacccaaccccctgcacccaaTCATCATCCCCCCCCATCAATTCAATCAATGGTCAACCCAACCCCCACCCAATCAACCCACCCTCATCAAaccaaacaaccctccccccatccctgtcaACCCCCCTAATTGTCACCTCACCCCCCCATCAACCCAACCCCCTCCACCCAatcaccccacccccaatccaATCAACCCTCAACCCAACCCCCCATCCTATCATCAACCCACCCTGTCAACCTAAACAACCATTGACTGATACCACCCTCAACCCAACCACCCTGCCCATatcaccccaccccagccacttacCCAGACCTCCCCTTACCCACCCACTCAACCCAACCACCCTTCAACCAACCACAATGAGATCCAACCATCAGGCAAGGCAACCACTCAGCCAACCCACACCATAACCAGTAAACACAATGAACTACCAATCAGCTCAACCCATAATCAACAACCAGCCAACACTCCATTCAATAAACCATCTGCCTACCCAATAACCAACACAACCCACCAGCTAGTGAGCCCTGCTCAACTGACACAACCAATCAGCAGCTAAACACCCCAGATAAGCCAACAAAGGGTTCACAACAGCCAACCCAAAATACCGACCGACTCAAGAACAAAGAGATCTACCCAATAAGCAGCCAACACAACAAACCACCAACCAGCTCCACCCACAATCAACACAACCAACCAACCCACCCAACAAACTCATTGATTCATCATCAGATATAACGGCCCACCAATGAATGACCCCAACCATGAACCAATGCAACCCACAACCAACCAACAAGTGGCTCCACCCACATCCAACGTGACCAACAACCCACCCAGCAACCCTATTCAATCCCCAGTCAATGCAATTACCCACCAAAGTATGACCTCAGCCATGAGTCAATGCACCCAACAACAAGCCAACACACCCAATCTACAGCCAACCAATGCAATGAACCACCAAAAGGCTTAACCCACCCAACAACCCTATTCAATGCCCAGTCAATGCAATGACCCACTAATGAATGACCATCATGAACAAATGCAACTAACCCACAACCAACCAGCTCAACCATCAACTCACAACCAACACAGCCAACAACCCACCCAACGACCCTATTCAATGTTCAGTCAGTGCAACAACCCATCAATGAATGACCCCAGCCATGAACCAATGCAAACAACAATAATCCACAACCAACCAATGCAATGAACCACCAACTAGCTCAACCCACCCAACAACCTTATTCAATGCCCAGTCAATGCAATGACCCACCAATGAATGACCTCAGCCATGAACCAATGCAACCAACAATGAACACACCCAACCCACAACCAACGAATGCAATGAACCACCAACTGGATCAACCCACCCAATGCTATTCAATATCCAGTCAGCATAACAACCCACCAATGAATGACCCCAGCCATGAACCAATGCAACCACCAACCACCCAACTCACCCAACCCACAACCAACCACCAACCTGCTCAACCCACAACCATCACGACCAACAACCAATCCAACAAACCAAATCCAATGCCCAATCAACTCAACAACCCACCAGTGAAGGACTTCCACCATGATGTAACCCACTAACAACTGATCAACCAACACACTCAACATGCAACCAACCACACTCGACATGCAACCAACCACCCAACAAGTGGTCAATGCAATGAGCAACAAACTAGCCAAACAACAAACCaatcaaccaaccaaacaaacaccAGTCATGATGCACAACCTCCCTGCTGGCCAATGGGGAGGCTCATTACTCACAGCTTGTCATCCTTGAACCACTCGAAGTTGGCGGGGGGCACGGCCATGGCCTCACAGCGCAGGATGGCTGATTTACCCAGGGGGGGATTTAAGTTCTTCGTCTCTGAGATGACCGGTGGgtctatggggggagggagggaagagtcaGAGGTGGGGGCCACAATCCTGCCCCAATCCTGGGTGCTGGCTGTCTCGGGAACCCATCTCCCCTAGGGGCAACTGCTTCATCCACTCCAAGCTGGGGCTGTCTCAGTACCAAGGGGGATGTGAGTTGGTAGTGAGGGGAATCATCCAGCTCTGGGAGAGGATTTCCTCCTTCTTGGGGAATGTTACATCCAGCTGCTCCACCACTGCCTACATCATGGGGCCAAATAAACCCAGAAGCAGGGCAGATGCCACAATTCATGGGcaccagctggctctggggttaGAGACCACCCTGTTCCACtaagctgctccaccccagatgCCTGGGCAGGTTCACTCACAGTTGACAGTGACCAGCACAGTGCGGCTGTCAGGGGAGGCAATGCCGTTGTCTGTGATGCACTTGTACTCGCCGGCCTGCTCTCGCGTGATCCCTGTGATCTCCAGGTATTCGCCCTCGCTGGTGAAGCCGtctgtggggggatgggggaggaggggcagggcagagcaggggaggtggggcccGGAGACAGACACAAACACAGACTTACGCACGAGAGAAAcacgcaacacacacacacaatgacacCTCCGTTATCGACCTCCTCAGACACTGggcctgggggggcggggcagggggctgtaggtcagaagtgaggggcactggcacgggtggggggggcaggggctgcaggtcaggagtgaggggcaccagcagggctggggttcaggggggctgtgggtcgggagcaaggggcactggcaggactacaggggacaggggctgcaggttgggagtgaggagcaccagcagggccagggggcagtgggctgcaggttgggagtgaggagcaccctgcccccccggccccaCCTACCtttcagctgctgccaggtgacaCTGGGCTCAGGTTTGCCAGCCGCCAGGCAGAGCAGGTTGACGTTGCTGCTCTCGTTCACCGTCACCGAGGACGAGATGTTCGTTATCCGGGCagggactggggggtggggggaatgacaCATGAATGAGCACCCCTAGAACCCTTAatcccaggctggccctgccagagccagctgcccccagccctggcacccagcaacagactcctggcagcaggcaggaaggagTTAACCCCTGACTCAGGGTACTTCAGAGTGGAATAAAGCTGCTAATGAGGCCTATTGTTGCCTTCTGATTGGCCGTTGCTGCTGCCTTCCTTCCGGCCAATCAAGGAGAACTATGGGCCAGGTGccagctccaccccccccaccccagccaatcAGCTCCCATTGTCCCATCTCCAGGTGCCTCATTCCTGCCAGTTTGGCAGCAACCTccttgggaaaggaggaggcgGGGCCAGGGGGAGGCAAGGCCTCAGGTCCTGCCCTAGTCCTCCCCAGACCCCTTAGATCACCCTCTTCCAGAGGCCCCGCCTCCTGATCCACAggctccacccctctcccagtccccacctccTGTTCCATAGGCCTcaccccaggccacagcccctaGCCAACAGGCCCCGCCCTCTGCCACCAAGGactccacctcctccccagacccCTCCCTCTACTCCATAGGCCCCTCCCCATaagccccacccactgctccATTGACCCTACCCCATGCCCTATTGGCACCACCTCCTGCTCCACAGGTCCCGCCCCTTTCCCCATAtaccactccccctgccccataggCCCCACCTCTGGTCCTATATGGGCCACCCCCACGTTAGGCCCGTTCCCTTGCTCCACaagcccctccctcctctcccagatccctccccctgctcagcaggccccacccccaggccctgccgCCCCCATGGCGCACCCTGCACAATGAGGTagagctgggcagtgtgggggcgCAGGCGGGTCTGGAAGGAGCAGGTGTAGAGCCCCTCGTCATAGGCGTCCACACGGGCGATGGCAATGGCAAACTCAGCAGCACtgtgtgccaggagctgcacgcGTGGGTCCAGTGACCATTTGTCGCGCCCAGCGAAGAGGATGTTGGAGCGGTTCAGCCAGGCCACACGGGTCACCTCCGTGTCGATGGCACAGCTGGGCCAGGATTGCTGGGTCAGCATAGCATGGTGTggggtctagcccccctgccccccccccggtcatACCTAGggcctccccctcttcccccactgatGCATGAGGTCTCCCTccctggacacctggggtctCTATCCACCCAGGGGTCCGAACGCCTGGGGTCTCTATCCACCCGGGGACCCGGACACCTGGGGTCTCTTATCTTCCTGGGGGGCCTGGGCCCCTGGATTTTCTGTCCCCTACACCATGGTGCCCTCCACTCCAAAcctacagccccccccacccagctggtgttcctcactgccaacctgcagggcccagccccctgcccgggGTCTCGGGGTGCAGGCACTCACCTCAGTGTGGCATTGTCACCCTGGCACACGGTGTAGTTCTCGGGGGGCTGGTTGTAGTCGAGGCCCTGTGCCAGCAGCCCTGCAGGACAGGGAAGCATCAGTGGACGGGGGATggccagggagcccaggcatccgggtccccagctcccctgctctcacccctcagccctgcccgtgcccctcactcccaacccacagcccgcTGCCTTCGTGGCATTTAGTGACTTCTTGGCTAGTTAGGGCGAGGAGGCGCTGGGCGATTATGCAAATTGCAATGCAGTGAAGGTGGCTTGGGGCagatggggggggctgggagcctggattctCCCCCTGCAGCGTGAGGTCTTGGGGGCAGAAAGAAAACTcggggaagggggaaaaattaGAAGAAATTATTCATATAATGAGCCCTCCTCATTACTGCCTCTAATtagggtgggggtgtgtgcatgcacatgcgtgGGAGGGGTCAGCACCtggtgcacacatacacacagaacaCAGGTGTCTGGGacatacacgcacatacacacaccaggAAAACTACAACCTCATGccatgggggagagagagagagagagagtgtgtttgtgtgtgtgtgtgtgtgtgtgtgtgtgtgtgtgtacgcgccTAGGGGTCGAGAGCCCTGCATGCACATAGCGGGAggtgtacacatgcagggaacccaggtgtccaggggaCCCCTCCGCCCCCGcag
This sequence is a window from Alligator mississippiensis isolate rAllMis1 chromosome 15, rAllMis1, whole genome shotgun sequence. Protein-coding genes within it:
- the IGLON5 gene encoding igLON family member 5, giving the protein MWGCMGGAMGQPRHDRLLLRLAFLLLSQGLLAQGLDYNQPPENYTVCQGDNATLSCAIDTEVTRVAWLNRSNILFAGRDKWSLDPRVQLLAHSAAEFAIAIARVDAYDEGLYTCSFQTRLRPHTAQLYLIVQVPARITNISSSVTVNESSNVNLLCLAAGKPEPSVTWQQLKDGFTSEGEYLEITGITREQAGEYKCITDNGIASPDSRTVLVTVNYPPVISETKNLNPPLGKSAILRCEAMAVPPANFEWFKDDKLLTGRLEGLEIRNERTRSMLHFANVSAWHYGNYTCLASNKLGTSSISLRLIRPDALESAAGLGLGSPVVLGLLASAFVTLLLRL